The Cutaneotrichosporon cavernicola HIS019 DNA, chromosome: 3 region ATTGGCGAGGACGATAAGAATCGGGACGAGGAATAGATATCTGGCGAGGTAGTACCGCACCAACCCTAGTCGGCGAAACGACAGGGCTTGGACGAGCACGACAGCCGTCACGAGGACCACAacgacgatgagggcgaTTGTGCCGTCCACGCCCAGACTCCCATACCCGAGGCGCGAGATGGGGATGCGCGAGAACAGTGTGCTGCTTTCCAAGCCGATCCAGAGACCTGCGCCCTGCCACAGCGCGACTTCGACCGGTAATTGGGCAGCGTAAAACCCATTCAGAGTGCGACGGAAGCACACGTGCCACGCCCAGAAGCCGGCAAGGAGGGCTGTGGGAACGCCCTCAAACACTCTGCTCCAGAGGGGCGGGCGGTTTGGCGGGTTGCTTACCAGCACAACGTGGGCGTACCCCATCACAAGGATTGTGGTTAGGAGCACGGctgggcgcggcgcgaAGAAAGTCGTGAAAGCGAACAGCGCGACGACATTGTACGCCGTAATCGGCCAGTGGTAGTCCAAGCAGCTGCTCCATGACCCGGTTGGCTCGAGAGTATACGCGCCGGGGAAGTGGGGCGCGAACGATTCGGACGTGAGGCCGTTCGCGCGAGAGCTCGTAAAGTTCGAACTTCCTTTTGGGAACGACATGGGCATGACCCGCAGACATCCGCCATAGGTATGGCTGATGATGCCGGCGTGTAGTCCGGCCGCGCATACCCACGAGTCGGCACTTGAATCAGCTGGTCACCACGCCATCATGAGAAAGTAACGTACCGGTACACTCCGTTACCTCCAATGACCAGAGGCTTCTTGttcacctcctcgccgcccacccaACGCGGGTTACCCAGCTTCACACGCTGACATCCCCCCGGACAGCGGTAcgtgccctcctcgagcatcGCCGCGCACTCAGTCATGTCGAGCCCACACGTATCGGGCGGCCAGTCATCCCACAGCCCAGACGTACATGACACAACCTCTGGACTGCCAGGCTGGTAATAAGCTGCGCGGATGAGGAGAATAAAGCCCGCTGCCCAGACCACAAGATAGAGGAGATAGAAGTGTCTCAGCTTGCCGCGTTTCGACGCCCGCACTGCAATCGGGTCGAGCGGGGCCACGACACGTTTCCTCCCCCCCGTACAAGCGCATGTTAACGCTAGCGCAGTGGGCGGTGGGGGTTCGCGATACTCAGTAGGCCCAAGGATCCAGTTCATGGCGTTGACTGCGCGCCAGATACGTgggcgggagaggagacTGCGCTTCACCCGACCAATGGAGTTAGCCCATGGCGCACGGTCCTCCAAGTTGGGTGTAACCCGCTCAACGTCGTAGTTTTCTGCGTCGTAGTTGTCCGTGTCGTAGCTGTTGCCCGCCGAGTCGTTCGTTTCATCAGCGGAGTAGATGGCGCCCGTGTTCGTTTCCGTCGAGACGCTCTTCCGGTCTGATGGGGCTGGGGAAGGGAGTCGAAGGGACAATGTCGAGGGACCAGCGTGCGCAGTCCCTAGGTCGGCTGTCGACATGGTGGGCTGAGGGGCTTGGCGCCGACCACTGGTGATGGAGCCTCACCGGGGCGTCACAGCAAATGGGCAGCGGACAGTAACAAGTGACAAGCAGTTGAGTGAGATGTCAAGTGTATGATCATCTTACGGTGGGCTAAAGTTGCAAGTCATGCGGAAGGTCAGGACTGGGGACCAGCCTCGCAGTACTTTTACCTGACATTACTTCCCCTTGTCCCTGCATACCTTTGTGCCTGCTCGCTAATAGCTTATTCGACACCACCTTGAACGGAGATCTTCGCACGTGGCTGACAACGGCTCCGGTTGGAGACCCCACAACCCCATCTAGTCTCCCACGGTCAACCCTTGTCACCCCACAGAACCGGCTGACCATTGTACTCTGCTTGGCAGCCAGTCAGGACTCTGTCAGCCCCTAAAAGGTGTATAAGGGGTAAAGGAGTGCCGAGTGTGGACGTGTCAGGCCCACTTTCGAATCCCAGTCAATCATCGTTATCTTTACCTCTCCTTACTTTAATTTCTGTTCATCCTTTTCTTGACGCCCAACCTTGCCActcaccgtcaccgtcaccgtcacccACAATGGAGGAGATCATCACAAAGCTTCAGCCTTACGCCAAGGAGATCGGCGCTGCCCTtgtcgtcatcctcctagccatcctcttcctcggtACGTCCAGCTGCAACTCACCAACCTCGGTCTACTGGCTCCGTACTCTTCATGGACGTATTATTGACTCCAGGTGGCAAGAAGGCGGACGAGCCGGTTCTCCACCCGACTGATTTCCGCCAGttcaagctcgtcaagaAGACGCAGTTGACTCACAACACTGCTCGGTGAGTCGCTGCTCGAGCACTCTTTCATGCCTCTGAAGCTTCCAAGCTTCTGCAGCGTACAAACTGTGCTCCCACATGTCAAAGTGCCCCGAACAACTGCTCACACACAGGTACCGCTTCGGCCTTCCCAAGGAGACCGacagcctcggcctcccGATCGGCCAGCACATCTCCATCCAGGCCAACATCGACGGCAAGAATGTCATGCGCAGCTACAcgcccaccaccctcgacaacgacaaGGGCTACTTTGAGCTCGTGGTCAAGGTGAGTACCAATTGGCGACCTGTGTGAACGGGCTTCAAACACCGAGCTTGTTGCCGAGACGAAAGGCACACCTCGGTACATTCCCACTTGAACCCCGGCTAAACCTGCAGACCTACCCCCAGGGCAACATCTCCAAGTacctcgccggcctccaGGTTGGCGACTCTGTGCAGGTTCGCGGCCCCAAGGGCAAGTTCAACTACTCAAAGGACCTCTCGCCCCACCTCCTCATGATCGCTGGCGGCACCGGTCTCACTCCCATGTTCCAGATTATCAAGTCCTCCCTTGCCGACCCCAACGACAAGACTGAGATGGCTCTCGTGTACGCCAACGTTGAGGAGAACGACATTCGTGAGTATCTGTGCACTGTGGTTTCGTTTGGATCTCGGTCCGATCCACCGGTTACATTGCAGATCGGCCGATCGGCGGGCGGGTAAACCGGGGCCGACTGCTCCGGGCTTTAACTTCTCGATAACCCGCATTgccccgcgcccgcgcTTTGCGGATATCCTCGCACCGCGTCCACCCCTCTTGCCCACATCTTGATGACGCACCTGCTGACATCAGTCCTCCGTGACGAGCTCAACAACCTCATCGCCACTTCGAACGGTCGTCTCAAGGTCTACCACGTTCTCAACAAGGTCCCTGACATCTGGCAGGGTGGCCAGGGATTCATCACCAAGGAGATCATCAAGAACCACATGCATCACGGCGGCGTTGCATCGGGCTCCAAGGTCCTCCTCTGTGGCCCTCCCCCAATGATGACGGCGATGAAGGGCCACCTCAAGGAGATCGGGTACCCGGCGCCCCGTGCCGTCTCGAAGCTGGACGACCAGGTCTTCCTCTTCTAGGCGTCGAGCGCAGGTCAGGCGAGGTGTCTCGGGTCGACATCAACGTCACGAGGCGTAGAGATTGGCGGGCACGTGTGCCACGAACATTGCGCGGCTGGAGTCCGCGTTTTGGTACGTTGGCtgccaagggcaaggcgtAGCATACACTTCTACAATGGATATCGCGTCAAGAACGGCAACCAAGTCCGAACTGAACTACTTATGTCAACGTATCATGGCGGGGTCCGAACccggccgcgctcgcctACTGAGCGCTCCAGCGGAGTGCTGGGAACAGAGAGTCATTTGTGTGCTAACTGGAGTTGGTCAGGGCTCTCGAGGCCCATCTCTGTTGCCTTGTCACTTAGGGACAGAGAGCGCGACCCAAGGCGCTGCGTGGTGGTGTAGTACTGTGGCTGGGGGACGACAAGGGTTGGAGAGTATCTGGGGGGTCTGGTTACGCTGTCTGCGCCGTCGTGTCCGACAGACAGGACGGTACCGTTTTCGTCCACTTCCGGCCGGagcggtggaggtgttgAAGCTCGGGCGGGCTCGCCCCAGGGAATGGCCCACGGGTCCGACCGGCAGGTGATGTACGTCGCGGGCGTCTCCGGCGTGCCAGGCGGAGTGGGGCTCTCGTGCAGATGTGGTGGCACGTTGAGATACGTGTGCGGGTAGCCACTCATTTCGCCGTTCGCCTCGATCGGGCTCAACTCGTGGAGGGCGTCAGCAGAAGGGTGGAAATGCGGAATAACGCTAGCGGGCCGACCCAGCTCTGCGGCCTCGAACCGCTCCAAGGGAGTGTGGGCCCTCGGACCTTTATGGACAAAGCACCATGCCATGCGCCGCGCGTAACACAGGTagacgagggcgatgaTCGCTGCGCCTAGGACGCTGCCGACCGTCGCGCCAGCGATGACCCCGGGGCGCGTGGTGGAGTGGCCCCATGGAAAACCCTCGGTGCGGTGCGGCTGggacgcggtcgcggtGTCGGCCAAGATGTTGAGAGTGGGGCCTGGGAGGTTtacggcggcgagggcgttgaTGATAGACGGGGGGTTCTTGATGCTGATGGTGGGAGCGTTAGAGTTAAAGAGAGAGCGCGacgttgtcgaggtcgctgCATCTGCGAGCGTTGCAGGCTTCCGACCCGGCCCCGCTCCCGCCAGCTccgttgtcgtcgacgtcaccAGGCGCCGCTTGGGCGCACCTGCCAGTCAGCGTCGCTCCAATACCACTCACCCAGCAGCCCGACGCGTGCTCGTCTGATCGTGACCATGTTAGATGTGGAGAACGCAGGCAGTGGCAGGCGAGCCTATATGCTAGCGCGGACGCTGACCCAAATGGTCGTGGATTCTTTGTCGGATCAAAGAATCGCGCTCCGTTCTTCACATGGCCTGCAGCACACTGGTATTGAAGGGCATAGGAGGCGAAGCAAAGGAGCAATCTCGCCGGTCGTCATGAGAGTGGCGGGGCGTCTGAACACATACACGGAATGTCCAAATGCCTTAGCCTGCCGAAAGGACAGGAGGCTCGAGAAACATTGCGCAAAACTGCTCTCAGCGGGATCCATCAGGCTCGAGAGACACCCCCTTGCAATGAAAGTATGGGGTCGGGTATATATAAGAGGGGACGGTGGCTCAAATATCAATAACTTCTAGTTAGGGTCGCGTGGCGAAATGGCATCGCGTCTGACTACGATTACGTAACAAGTTCGTCATCAGGAGATCGCGGGTTCGACCCCCGTCGTGACCTAACAACTCTTTTGCTGTTTGTTCCAATAATGCGGATGCATTTACGCGTAACGAGACTCTCGGGTATGTCACCTCCTCCGGGGTCCCGCGCCTGGAGTAACCGGTGAACCGACCTGCTCGTATGGAACGCCCTCCATGTGACCACTGTGGCCCACTCATCCCTGCCATTGGGCATGTCGCAGCCTCACTCTGTCACTTACCTCTGCTCTTGTGTTGATTCTCAATTACAGCTCTAGCCGATCCGCGCGACGGCCGCCACCATAcagccgcgcgcgcacacCGGGACTGCACAAGACCAAACCTCCCACCATGAGCCTGAACCTCTCAGACCTCGGGCAAGAGCTCGATTCGATTCGGCGCACGCGACGGGGAGAAGCACAGGCCCAGGCGATACCCATGCAGGCCGTCAGCGACTCCTCCGTAtcgccggcctcgtcgctcagcagcaggccgtccccctcccttccGTGCCGCCCACTCGACTGTGCTCCTGACAGCTCGGGGCCTCTGTGTCTCCTATGCTTCGCACGGACCCCTTCAGCCGTGCTTCTTCCATGTAAGTCTTACCCCTGCCGATCTGACATTAGGCTGTCACCTGAACCTCTGCTACCTCTGCGCACCCCTGTTCATGCACAAGGGTGCAACCGAGAGCCGCGCCATCCAgcgagtcgaggacgagcaggCAGCCCGTGAGCGCGGGGACGAGGAACGCACTCTCGGCCGCATCCCGTTCAACGTCGCACTCACACGGGCAGTCAAGGGATcaccgcgctcgcggcggctGAGTATCGGCGGGTACGTGCCGCCAGCCGAGGGGTTCCggggcggcgagctgcgtGGACGCGACGTCCTATTTGGCGAGAATGGGGGTCTCGCGCGGTCGCGCGACGGAGACGGACGCGTCGCCCTTGCACCGGCTGATAAGGCTGAGGCACATTGCCTCGTGtgccgcgccggcgtgACCGGGTGGCTCCGGGTGTACACTTAGATGTGGCGGTGATCTTGTGGCTGCCATGTAGATCGCGTGTATGTCGTGGTACAATGTAGAACTGGATGCTGAATGCATTTTCTCTGTACATATCCTCCGTGAGCGAGTGAGGGTGGTTTCACGTGCTTCCGATTAGGTTCAACGACTACACAACACGCATCTCGACAAGCGCGGTATAATGATATCTCCTCGTACCCTCCCAGTGACGCGGGTGAATCGCGACATCACTCTCTTTGTACCCATGCTCGTACGTACACACCCATTGCTCAAACCCCTGGAACACCTTCAGCTCACCGTGGCTCCGTAATGTGAGCAACGTGGAGCCTACGCACACGCCCGCCGTCTCGGGCTCCCGCAAGAGGAGCTTGCACACCTGGTCCTCAGCAATGGTGCGGCACACCGTGTCGACGCTCCCCCAGTCCTCCCCGTCTCCACCCAGGGAGCCGACCACATATCCACTACGTCTGGTAAGAGTGGCGCCTGCGCGATGAGACGCAGGGAGCGTTGGAAGGGGCCGTGGatgagggagggggagagaTGGCTGGATGGCGAGACAGGCCTTGAGCCTCGAAGGCGCGGGTGAACCCGCCACGGATGAGCGTGGGTGCATATACGAGCTCGTCCGGATTGTGTCCGGCTCGACTAAGCCAGCTCGCGATTCACTAGTCGGGGCTGGCACCGCCATGCGTCCGTCTGCGTGTCAGCAACCGCCGGTGTGCGTCGTACAGTGAGGCCTAacgcggtggtggtgagaCCGTTACCTCGGCAGTGGATACAGACGAACCTCGCGGCCAGGTCTATGTACGGTACATTGAAAGGAAAACCTGTCACAGGACAAACACTTGTGTCCAACTCGACACACATTTAGCTGGAGACTGGCAAATTCCGCGGGTTGCTAGGGCTAGTCACCAACGCACGTTGACATTCTGTTATTGTTATCGCACTCCGCTGCCCAGTTAGCCGCGGCTGACTACTTGGGGGGGCCATGTGGTTGCCTGGCTTCGTAGCTGTTTGCAGACATTGTGACGCAATCGTACCAGGGACGATGGGGAATGAAGGTACGAGCTCCCTTCATTCTCAGCTCTCTGCAGTccgctggggtcagctgacATCGAGGATAGCAATTAGGCGAGCCTTGATTTGCTGCGTAGAAACGGTCGGCATGAATCGACGGCAATCACTGAGTGTTCCTGGTGgagcgaggttgaggtcggcAACATGGGCGCCACTTTCCCAGTTCATTGAGATAAGgcctggggctggggccTAGACTGGCTCGAACGCGCAGCGTTGGGTGGCAAGTTGCCCCAATCTGGAGGGGGTTTCTGAGCCCAACCTCGGTGGTATTGGTTGATCAGTACTattccctcctccccctgcCTCACAGACCAAAGTGTACAGACAGCTGAGGTCGCAGGACGCCAAAACGACCTGTACTTTCGCTTCTGGTGGGAACGGTAGAAGAGGAGCTTCACGAGCGGAGATGGCTCGTTGATGGAACAGAAGAGCACCAACTCAGGCAGCCACTTCTGCTTCAACTCCTCATACCGCTCCATGCTTGCTTCTCCTACACACACCTTGTGCTCAACACACACCACACTCCAAATATCATATTCTGGAACTATCCTTCCTGTGCCGGAACATGGCTCTCGCCCGAAGCCTTCCAAACATCAAGGCTAGATGGCCGAGTGGTCTAAGGCGCTGTGTTCAGGTTTCTTCGGAAATCCGCAGTCTTCGGACGTGGGTTCGAATCCCACTCTAGTCAAATGAGGATTCAATTCCTCTGCCTATACTTTTGCATTTTTATGTGCTTTGACGAGACGCGGCAAAGTGCGGGGAAGATCGGGAGCTTCgcaggtggaggtcagCCACCGGGTTCACCACTGTTTTGGGGAGGTCTGGCGCTGCGCCTGAACTCCCGATTCCTCTGGGATAGCGGGGTTTCTTCCTGAACATCTGTACTGAGTATATGCCGTCTGGGAATACCGGCGGCGGAGTCGTCATCCGGCAAGAGCTATGGGATTGCTGTTTGTGGTCGATGGGGACACGGCAGCGTGGCACTTCGTATAACCTTGAGTACGAGAAAATGTATGAACCCAGTAACTCGGGCAGAACGCTTGTTAGATAAAGCTGGAGATAAGTGAAGTATGTGAGAGGCGTGTTGGCTCACACTTCAGCTGTGGTGTGACGACAGACTGATGAAGCGATGGGATACGCAGTCGGTGGGAATCATGATCACGCCTGGTGGACTCTAGAATGGTTGTCCATGGCCGTCTCCTCGGATTCCACCTGGATGGTATGGCTCTTCATCTTCTACCAAGACACCAAGGGTTTAACTCAGCCGTGACAAGGAGTAACACGTGATTCAACACTCGTCGGATCCACTCCACGTATGCTCGACTACGACAATTCCTTTGAGCTGCGGGGAACATCCGGTGTACCAATCACCCCGCAACCTGTTGACATTAGTCTCGCGAGATGGATAACTGCGGCTGGTATTCCTTTTCGAAGGTTTGGTGAAGGTAGACGTCTCTTCAGCTCGAATCCCGAAATGACAAGTGCGAAACAGGAGGAGGCATAAGGTGAACACGGGGCTACCAACTTGCCAGGTTCTCCTAAAAACGTCAGAATCAGACAAGCACGGATATTTGCAGGAGGGACTTGGCGATCTGGCGGGCGTACCGTGAGGAGGTAGAGGGAGTGAGGGCGGGAGGGAAAGTGATCCGGAGACGTGAGTTTTGGATTTAGTGCTTTGCGTCTCTTAAAGGTATAGGACTGGAGTATAGATTCCTCCTGAAGTTGCTGGTGCGCGGAGACATTGAAAAAGACTGCAGAACGAATGTTTGGTGGAGTGGATTTGTGCCCTTTTTGATGGGCTGTCCGAGGCCACGGGGACGGCGCTGAGCGACGTAAGGGGATGGTTTCTTGCCACTCTTCTTCCAGTGACAAGCGTCTGCTTGGGACTGGGTCGCCGTCCGGTACCAAGCCCTAGGTAAGCGTGCCAGTTTAtcgcgagaaggagaagaggatgtGGATACTGTATGTAACTCCGACACTCACTTAGAGCGCAGCGAACGAAGAGGCGAGCTCCCACGTCTCCGCTACATCTACATTGTGCCCGACTGACGTATGCAGATATGGTCAAAACTTGAGCCCCGTCTAAATAGAAATAGAAATGGCGATTCACCATAAATATCACGCAATGCACATGATTATCAGCAATACAATCGCGATAGCTTAGTGGAAGAGCGCAAGGCTCATATGAGAGTTTCTCATTGATACCTTGAGGTCGGTAGATCGAGACTACCTCGCGATAGTACATTGCTTTTTTGCTCCTTTTTGTTTACGGATCAGTATGTCTCGGGTCGcacgcgacgcgccgccagaGTGTTCAGATGTTGAACCATCGAGGTCTGAATGTGCGCAGTGAAGGATCAAGACGTTTGCAACGGGAAATAGCAACGTCCCCGCAGATTTAGTGCGCTCAATAGATTATTGAATGGGTGGCAAATCGATCGATCGacctccccccccccccctcccccgcctccactTGTCACCATCTGTTTGCAACTGGTTCCGGCATCGGTCAACACATGCTCGCAAGCCTGCAGCCCATCTCATCTCTTGATCGTACCACACACACCTCGCTATCGCTGTGCTCCAGCGCGCCTAGTACACGCAGCGCATACCCACAACGTCTCGGAACTGGCCGTGGTAACACTGGTTAGCAACTCGGCTTGCTCCGTGACTACCATAACGCGTTGCCACCAGCCTACACCTCGTCCACACACAATCCAACCGTCCCCCATCTCTTGCCACCTGGGCCCACACTCCGCGGCGTGATAGCCCATCATGCAGCTCGGGCGCTATTCCGTCTCGACACTGCGTCCTGCACCCATCCTTGGTATCGCCTTCGGGCACGACGGTAAGGTCTTCGCTGTCGCCACCGAGACTGGCTATGAAGTCTGGCGCACCTTCCCCCTCGGCCTGCTGCGGCGTAAATGTGAGCGCGTCCATAGTTTATTCTGACTCCAGCACTTCCGGGCAtgttggcgcgcgccgtACCACTACCCGGCTCGCCGCTGCTGGCCCTCCAGGGTGGCGGGTCAGACCCGCTCTTCCCGCCAAACAAGGTTGTGCTGTACCATGACGTGCGCGGGGCAGCGGTCGCGGACCTCGAGTTCAGGTGAGCAAGTGACTCTTCGAaagctgacggcagcgagcgTGTGCGCGGCATCGCTGTGCGACACCgcaccgtcgtcgtcgtatTGCTCAGGCGTGCGATCGCTTATGAGTACTCCCTGGAGAGCGGGTTCAAGctcaccaagctcggcgagtgggagacGGCCGACAATGAGGCTGGCCTTatcgcgctcgccaccgctcCAGGCGCAACACTCCTCGCTCTTCCGGGTCGCCAAGCTGGGCATGTGCACCTGATAAACCTGCCTCCCTGTGGAGGGGCCAGTGCGCCTCCGGCCGCATTCCGCTCACCGTTCTTACTCGCGCACGCACACCCACTCTCCGCGCTCgcgtgctcggcgtcagGAGCACATCTCTTGACGGCCAGCGAACGGGGCACGCTTGTGCGCGTGTGGGATACAGCTAGAGGAGCGCAGGACAGTGAGCTgcgacgcggcgtcgaccgcgccgagatcTGGGGACTGCAGTTCGAGG contains the following coding sequences:
- a CDS encoding uncharacterized protein (LCCL domain-containing protein) — encoded protein: MSTADLGTAHAGPSTLSLRLPSPAPSDRKSVSTETNTGAIYSADETNDSAGNSYDTDNYDAENYDVERVTPNLEDRAPWANSIGRVKRSLLSRPRIWRAVNAMNWILGPTEYREPPPPTALALTCACTGGRKRVVAPLDPIAVRASKRGKLRHFYLLYLVVWAAGFILLIRAAYYQPGSPEVVSCTSGLWDDWPPDTCGLDMTECAAMLEEGTYRCPGGCQRVKLGNPRWVGGEEVNKKPLVIGGNGVYRADSWVCAAGLHAGIISHTYGGCLRVMPMSFPKGSSNFTSSRANGLTSESFAPHFPGAYTLEPTGSWSSCLDYHWPITAYNVVALFAFTTFFAPRPAVLLTTILVMGYAHVVLVSNPPNRPPLWSRVFEGVPTALLAGFWAWHVCFRRTLNGFYAAQLPVEVALWQGAGLWIGLESSTLFSRIPISRLGYGSLGVDGTIALIVVVVLVTAVVLVQALSFRRLGLVRYYLARYLFLVPILIVLANLGHDYYLRLHHYLLSLAGLPVMSLPNRISLFGSAFCLGFFLDGSGRWGWASIVEGGWSLLGDAASGADMPEVSSVVGPNGYISWPAINATLVAQGILSVGILFDDVLKSSNFTGTNFSIADGTTDRSVDHYFRMAYIANGTSLDYTDPLTWYASNESWSTVKPSD
- the CBR1 gene encoding uncharacterized protein (Oxidoreductase FAD-binding domain), which encodes MEEIITKLQPYAKEIGAALVVILLAILFLGGKKADEPVLHPTDFRQFKLVKKTQLTHNTARYRFGLPKETDSLGLPIGQHISIQANIDGKNVMRSYTPTTLDNDKGYFELVVKTYPQGNISKYLAGLQVGDSVQVRGPKGKFNYSKDLSPHLLMIAGGTGLTPMFQIIKSSLADPNDKTEMALVYANVEENDILLRDELNNLIATSNGRLKVYHVLNKVPDIWQGGQGFITKEIIKNHMHHGGVASGSKVLLCGPPPMMTAMKGHLKEIGYPAPRAVSKLDDQVFLF